In Rahnella sikkimica, the following are encoded in one genomic region:
- the poxB gene encoding ubiquinone-dependent pyruvate dehydrogenase, translated as MKQSVASYLAKTLEAAGVKRIWGVTGDSLNGLSDSLNRMGTIEWLGTRHEEVAAFAAGAEAQITGELAVCAGSCGPGNLHLINGLFDCHRNHVPVLAIAAHIPSSEIGSGYFQETHPTELFRECSHYCELVTNPEQLPQVLAIAMRKAILNRGVSVIVLPGDVALKPAPEDAKVSWYPPQLPKVQPQQTELDKLAELLNGATNITLMCGSGCAGAHGEVIKLAETLKAPVVHALRGKEHIEWDNPYSVGMTGLIGFSSGFHAMMNADTLILLGTQFPYRAFYPTDAKIIQIDINPGSIGAHCHVDMALVGDIKSTLTAVLPQLQVKTERKFLDKALKHYEEARKDLDALATPNDKQAIHPQYLAQQISRFAAADAVFTCDVGTPTVWACRYLQMNGQRRLLGSFNHGSMANAMPQAIGAQAIDRTRQVVALCGDGGFAMLMGDFLTLAQQKLPVKIVIFNNSVLGFVAMEMKAGGYLTDGTELKNPDFAAIAEAAGIKGIRVEKASDVDAALQDAFAYQGPVLIDVITATEELAMPPQIKFEQAKGFSLYMLRAVISGRGDEVIELAKTNWLR; from the coding sequence ATGAAACAAAGCGTAGCGTCATATCTGGCGAAAACTCTTGAAGCAGCAGGCGTAAAACGAATCTGGGGCGTGACCGGCGATTCGCTCAACGGCCTGAGCGACAGCCTCAACCGCATGGGCACCATCGAATGGCTCGGCACGCGCCATGAGGAAGTCGCCGCGTTTGCCGCCGGTGCCGAAGCACAAATCACCGGTGAACTGGCGGTCTGCGCCGGTTCCTGCGGCCCCGGCAACTTGCATCTGATCAACGGCCTGTTCGACTGCCATCGCAACCACGTTCCGGTGCTCGCCATCGCAGCACATATTCCCTCCAGCGAAATCGGCAGCGGCTATTTTCAGGAAACCCATCCGACCGAATTATTCCGCGAATGCAGCCACTATTGCGAATTAGTCACTAACCCGGAACAGCTTCCGCAGGTGCTGGCGATCGCCATGCGCAAGGCAATCCTGAACCGCGGTGTTTCCGTGATTGTTCTGCCGGGCGATGTTGCACTGAAACCGGCACCGGAAGATGCCAAAGTCAGCTGGTATCCGCCGCAGTTGCCGAAAGTACAGCCTCAGCAGACCGAACTGGATAAGCTGGCCGAACTGCTCAATGGCGCGACCAACATTACCCTGATGTGCGGCAGCGGTTGTGCCGGTGCGCACGGTGAAGTGATCAAGCTGGCGGAAACCCTGAAAGCGCCGGTGGTACATGCCCTGCGTGGCAAAGAACACATTGAATGGGATAACCCTTACAGCGTCGGGATGACCGGGCTGATCGGTTTTTCTTCCGGTTTCCACGCCATGATGAATGCCGACACCCTGATCCTGCTCGGCACACAATTCCCGTACCGCGCGTTTTATCCGACGGATGCAAAAATCATCCAGATAGATATCAATCCGGGCAGTATCGGCGCGCACTGTCACGTTGATATGGCGCTGGTCGGCGACATCAAATCCACCCTGACCGCCGTTCTGCCGCAATTGCAGGTGAAAACCGAGCGTAAATTCCTCGACAAAGCCCTGAAGCATTATGAAGAAGCGCGCAAAGATCTCGATGCGCTGGCAACGCCGAACGACAAACAGGCCATTCATCCGCAATATCTGGCGCAGCAAATCAGCCGTTTCGCCGCTGCTGACGCCGTCTTTACCTGCGATGTCGGGACGCCAACGGTCTGGGCATGTCGTTACCTGCAAATGAACGGCCAGCGCCGTCTGCTCGGTTCGTTTAACCACGGCTCGATGGCCAACGCCATGCCGCAGGCCATCGGTGCGCAGGCGATTGACCGTACGCGTCAGGTGGTGGCGCTGTGCGGCGACGGCGGTTTTGCCATGCTGATGGGCGATTTTCTGACGCTGGCGCAGCAAAAACTGCCGGTAAAAATTGTCATCTTCAACAACAGCGTGCTGGGGTTTGTGGCGATGGAAATGAAAGCCGGCGGTTATCTGACCGACGGCACCGAGCTGAAAAACCCGGATTTCGCGGCCATTGCCGAAGCCGCAGGAATCAAAGGGATCCGTGTGGAAAAAGCCTCGGACGTCGATGCCGCATTGCAGGACGCGTTCGCCTATCAGGGGCCGGTGC
- the hcr gene encoding NADH oxidoreductase, producing the protein MNFPLFPDQPTALCQNRMQVYSVTQETPDVRTLSLINHDVYPYQPGQFALVNISQSGDVQRAYTLSSTPGVSRFIQLTVRRIDGGEGSGWLTQQVKPGDYLWLSDAQGEFTCDTQQPLLLLAAGCGVTPVMSIARRVLAGSPAQSVQVFYSVRSPQDVIFAQEWQRMAAQYPQLRLTILAENDAAPGQIAGRLSQDLLQSQVADIAARRVMICGPAPYMALAGKWVAELGVPAQNIVKEQFQATETVVSADQQLTLTRLTPLANFRVPVGSTLLAAMEQHKLPVTAACRAGVCGSCKTRVLSGNFTTTSRMTLTDEDVAQGYVLACSCQLQGDATIA; encoded by the coding sequence ATGAATTTTCCTTTATTTCCTGATCAGCCGACGGCGCTGTGCCAGAACCGTATGCAGGTGTATTCCGTTACGCAGGAAACGCCCGATGTCCGGACACTGTCGCTGATCAATCACGACGTTTATCCGTATCAGCCGGGCCAGTTTGCGTTGGTGAATATCAGCCAGAGCGGTGACGTACAGCGCGCGTATACGCTGTCTTCCACGCCGGGTGTGAGCCGGTTTATCCAGCTGACGGTACGCCGGATTGATGGCGGTGAAGGCTCCGGCTGGCTCACACAGCAGGTTAAACCGGGCGATTACCTGTGGCTTTCGGACGCGCAGGGCGAATTCACCTGTGACACGCAGCAACCTTTGTTACTGCTGGCTGCGGGTTGCGGCGTAACGCCGGTGATGTCGATTGCGCGCCGCGTTCTGGCGGGTTCTCCTGCGCAAAGTGTGCAGGTGTTTTACAGCGTACGCAGCCCGCAGGACGTCATTTTTGCACAAGAATGGCAGCGTATGGCGGCGCAATATCCGCAACTTCGTCTGACCATTCTGGCAGAAAATGACGCGGCACCGGGCCAGATCGCAGGTCGTCTGAGTCAGGACTTACTGCAAAGCCAGGTGGCGGATATCGCTGCGCGCCGGGTGATGATTTGCGGGCCTGCGCCATATATGGCACTGGCCGGGAAATGGGTGGCCGAACTGGGCGTTCCTGCACAAAATATCGTTAAGGAACAGTTCCAGGCCACCGAAACGGTTGTCTCAGCAGATCAGCAACTGACGCTGACCCGCCTGACGCCGCTTGCGAACTTCCGCGTGCCGGTCGGTTCAACGCTGCTGGCAGCGATGGAGCAGCACAAACTGCCGGTCACGGCGGCCTGCCGCGCGGGCGTTTGCGGGAGTTGCAAAACCCGCGTGCTGTCCGGTAATTTCACGACCACCAGCCGCATGACGCTCACCGACGAAGACGTCGCGCAGGGCTACGTTCTGGCGTGCAGCTGTCAGCTTCAGGGCGACGCCACGATCGCCTGA
- the hcp gene encoding hydroxylamine reductase — protein sequence MFCVQCEQTVRTPAGNGCAYAQGMCGKTAETSDLQDLLVAVLQGLSAWALAARGYGIVDEDTDSFAPRAFFSTLTNVNFDSDRIVGYAREAIIHREALAVRCRLMDPEITVDHPLAALELVSNNLNDLQQQAQQFALNGDKTQVGDDIHGLRMLCLYGLKGAAAYMEHAHVLGQSDTAIYAEYHRLMAWLGTQPSDMGVLLENAMAIGKMNFGVMAILDKGETDAYGHPRPTSVNVRPLAGKAILISGHDLKDLQMLLEQTAGTGINIYTHGEMLPAHGYPELKKFPHLAGNYGSGWQNQQVEFARFPGPVVMTSNCIIDPNVGNYGDRIWTRSIVGWPGVQHLEGEDFAPVISQALQLAGFPYSEIEQEITVGFGRQTLLGAADTVIDLVAAKKLRHIFLIGGCDGSRGERSYFTDLARSVPQDCVIMTLACGKYRFNKLDFGTIEGLPRLLDVGQCNDAYSAIILAVNLAEKLGCGVNDLPLSLVLSWFEQKAIVILLTLLSLGVKNIATGPTAPAFLTDNLLAVLNEQFGLRSITSVEQDLKTMLSE from the coding sequence ATGTTTTGTGTGCAATGTGAACAAACAGTCCGTACCCCGGCGGGCAATGGCTGCGCTTATGCGCAGGGTATGTGTGGCAAAACGGCAGAAACCTCCGATTTACAGGACTTGCTGGTCGCTGTTCTTCAGGGGTTATCGGCCTGGGCGCTGGCGGCGCGTGGTTACGGCATTGTCGATGAAGACACTGACAGCTTCGCGCCACGGGCATTTTTCTCCACGCTGACCAACGTTAACTTCGATTCCGACCGCATCGTCGGTTACGCGCGTGAAGCAATTATTCACCGTGAAGCGCTGGCGGTTCGCTGCCGTCTGATGGATCCGGAAATCACCGTCGATCACCCGCTGGCGGCGCTGGAACTGGTCAGCAATAACCTGAATGACCTGCAACAGCAGGCGCAGCAATTTGCGCTCAACGGCGATAAAACGCAGGTCGGCGATGACATTCACGGGCTGCGCATGTTGTGCTTGTACGGTCTGAAAGGTGCGGCGGCTTATATGGAACACGCGCACGTTCTCGGCCAGTCGGACACCGCGATTTATGCCGAATATCACCGCCTGATGGCGTGGCTGGGCACGCAACCGTCAGACATGGGCGTACTGCTCGAAAACGCGATGGCGATCGGCAAAATGAACTTCGGCGTGATGGCGATTCTGGATAAAGGCGAAACCGACGCTTACGGTCATCCGCGCCCGACGTCCGTCAATGTGCGCCCGCTGGCGGGCAAAGCGATTCTGATTTCAGGCCATGATCTTAAAGATTTGCAGATGTTGCTGGAACAGACCGCCGGTACCGGCATTAATATTTATACCCACGGCGAAATGCTGCCTGCACACGGCTATCCGGAACTGAAAAAATTCCCACATCTGGCCGGTAACTACGGCAGCGGCTGGCAGAATCAGCAGGTTGAGTTCGCCAGATTCCCCGGCCCGGTGGTCATGACCTCCAACTGCATTATTGACCCTAACGTCGGTAACTACGGCGATCGAATCTGGACCCGCAGCATCGTCGGCTGGCCGGGCGTTCAGCATCTGGAAGGCGAAGATTTCGCACCGGTGATCAGCCAGGCGCTGCAACTGGCCGGTTTCCCGTACAGTGAAATCGAACAGGAAATTACCGTCGGTTTTGGTCGCCAGACGTTGCTCGGTGCGGCAGATACCGTGATTGATTTAGTCGCCGCTAAAAAGCTCCGTCATATCTTCCTGATCGGCGGTTGTGACGGCAGCCGCGGCGAGCGCAGCTACTTCACCGATCTGGCACGCAGCGTGCCTCAGGATTGCGTGATCATGACACTGGCGTGCGGCAAGTACCGCTTCAACAAACTGGACTTCGGCACTATTGAAGGCCTGCCGCGCCTGCTGGACGTCGGTCAGTGCAACGATGCTTACTCGGCGATTATTCTGGCGGTCAATCTGGCCGAAAAACTGGGTTGTGGCGTGAATGATTTGCCGCTGAGCCTGGTGCTTTCGTGGTTTGAGCAGAAAGCGATTGTGATCCTGCTGACGTTGCTGTCGCTGGGCGTGAAAAACATCGCCACCGGCCCGACGGCTCCGGCCTTCCTGACCGACAATCTGCTGGCGGTGCTTAACGAACAGTTCGGCCTGCGTTCGATTACGTCGGTAGAGCAGGATCTGAAAACCATGCTGTCGGAATAA